In Antechinus flavipes isolate AdamAnt ecotype Samford, QLD, Australia chromosome 3, AdamAnt_v2, whole genome shotgun sequence, a genomic segment contains:
- the GEMIN8 gene encoding gem-associated protein 8 has product MMDSSQGDSEPWYSQRAYARYWQHYNQAMQWMHRHQNAYRKAMLSFYNSPWYLPALIPNSRYADWGGEDQSAKEDYFSSHGWHNRSQYPRWSQQPPGNTHSRQRTPKDDQVSSTEEESDSDGEIECDLSNMEITEELRQYFAETERHREELKRQQQLEAEHQDVYVEADHDLHPTTGRSVQPPSERPGERRMVEMKKLYGESAAKIQAMETAMQLTFDKNCDKKQPKYWPVIPLKL; this is encoded by the exons ATGAtg GATTCATCACAGGGAGACTCTGAGCCATGGTATTCTCAGCGAGCATATGCAAGATACTGGCAGCATTATAACCAAGCCATGCAGTGGATGCATCGGCACCAGAATGCCTACAGGAAGGCCATGCTGTCCTTCTATAATTCCCCGTGGTATTTGCCTGCTCTCATTCCAAATAGTCGTTATGCAGACTGGGGTGGGGAGGATCAGTCAGCCAAGGAGGATTATTTCTCTTCCCATGGTTGGCACAACAGATCTCAGTATCCGCGGTGGTCACAGCAGCCTCCTGGTAATACCCACAGTCGCCAGAGGACCCCAAAAGATGACCAAGTTTCGTCCACAGAAGAAGAGTCAGATTCAGATGGGGAAATAGAATGTGATTTGAGTAACATGGAGATCACAGAAGAGCTCCGCCAGTATTTTgctgagacagaaagacacagagaagagTTAA AAAGACAACAACAACTGGAAGCGGAACATCAGGATGTTTATGTAGAAGCTGACCATGACCTGCACCCAACCACTGGTCGCTCGGTGCAGCCGCCCTCAGAGAGACCAGGAGAGAGGCGAAtggtagaaatgaagaaactgtatGGGGAAAGTGCTGCCAAGATCCAGGCCATGGAGACAGCCATGCAGCTCACTTTTGACAAGAACTGTGATAAGAAACAGCCTAAGTACTGGCCTGTTATTCCTCTAAAACTGTGA